In the genome of Siniperca chuatsi isolate FFG_IHB_CAS linkage group LG17, ASM2008510v1, whole genome shotgun sequence, one region contains:
- the LOC122864981 gene encoding ras/Rap GTPase-activating protein SynGAP-like isoform X3, with product MGIKALMCRCMDTSSKTWLPHQSQFGLVGQAEVCCGGPGVLTPNQSRRASFASVRQSSMETPPNATPQPFRQPSFLNRRLKGSIKRAKSQPKLDRTSSFRQMILPRFRSADQERTRLMQSFKESHSHESLLSPSSAAEALDLVLDEDAIIKPVHSSILGQEYCFEVTTNSGTKCFACRSASERDKWIENLQRAVKPNKDNSRRVDNVLKLWIIEARDLPAKKRYYCELCLDDMLYARTTSKPRTDTVFWGEHFEFNNLPTIRSLRLHLYKETDKKRRKEKSTYLGLVSIPISSITGRQFVEQWYPVIQSSVLSKSGGVGSAKVINASLRVKSRYQTMNILPMELYKEFAEYITNNYRTLCAVLEPLLSVKSKEEVAFALVHILQSTGKTKEFLSDMAMCEVDRFMDREHLIFRENTLATKAVEEYLKLIGHRYLKDAIGDFIRALYESEENCEVDPMRVPPSVLADHQANLRMCCELLLCKIINSLCIFPRELKEVFASWRARCAERGREDLADSLISSSLFLRFMCPAIMSPSLFNLMQEYPAERTSRTLTLIAKVMQNLASFNKFGPKEEYMYFMNEFLEMEWGSMQQFLYEISNMDTGGNAGGFEGYIDLGRELSMLHSLLWEVMGQLSKDAILKLGPLPRLLNDISVALRNPQLHMPTNQQPDRPKDRLFSRPSFNRLMSSDFQSLMMRDLNSSIDISRLPSPTTGVSAVESLSSNLNMRRQAERDLRSSSREVFYVTRPPLARSSPAYCTSSSDITEPDPKVHSVNKSVSMMDLQDSRMNSISNLNSVGDMLTSSQASIAGLGHSFGNLCGPLRMGGHMPAGSSGSGLRLSQMGHIGGPTESISQQQQQAAAAMHFPLSFQNPLFHLAAQNSPAQSQSQPHPPPLLLAPEPENGHHDYQPAFANNAFSRSEDLSGLRSQSSLVQPSIVHSHSYSDDFTRQNQSNDYAWHQLSLQVQESLQQQHMMGVASQTTTGTGTPASLATPPTTVHHARQTSIAPPQHLKSQRSINTPATATPPKVRPQSRNLLLDSSDTNFSGSQPKQRQIQQPPHQQQQQQHQHQQQQHQQHQQQQQQHQLQQQQHQQQQQTQQQQQQDTQLSVTDSPAPGLPYQTSSAKENQGPSAAAEGSTDTPTKSTKKSQQSQLQPPQQHLLKPGNKQGSQSTLNTPALNERTVAWVSNMPHLSADIESLRPDREGQLKEYSKSMDESRLERVKEYEEEIHSLKERLKMSHRKLEEYEQRLMSQEQQTSKILMQYQNRLEDSERRLKQQQMEKDSQIKGIITSLSARAMVATQDPDCQFQSDQSS from the exons TGTCG CTGCATGGACACATCTTCAAAGACGTGGCTGCCGCATCAGAGTCAGTTTGGGTTGGTTGGTCAAGCAGAGGTTTGCTGTGGCGGACCTGGAGTTTTAACCCCAA ACCAATCTCGCAGGGCAAGTTTTGCCTCTGTAAGACAGTCAAGCATGGAGACCCCTCCCAATGCCACCCCACAGCCCTTCAGACAGCCG AGTTTTCTCAATCGAAGGTTGAAGGGTTCCATCAAGAGGGCCAAAAGTCAGCCCAAACTGGACCGAACCAGCAGCTTCAGACAAATGATTTTGCCCCGGTTTCGTAGTGCTGACCAAGAGAG GACACGATTGATGCAGAGCTTCAAAGAATCCCACTCCCATGAATCCCTACTTTCTCCTAGCAGTGCAGCGGAGGCTTTGGACCTAGTTTTGGATGAAGATGCCATAATTAAACCTGTCCACTCTAGCATTTTAGGACAAGAGTACTGCTTTGAG GTGACCACCAATTCAGggacaaaatgttttgcttgTCGTTCAGCTTCTGAGAGAGACAAGTGGATTGAAAATCTGCAACGAGCTGTCAAACCTAACAAG GACAACAGCAGACGAGTGGACAATGTGCTCAAGTTGTGGATCATTGAAGCTCGAGACCTTCCAGCTAAGAAACGCTACTATTGTGAGCTGTGTCTGGATGACATGCTGTACGCACGCACCACCAGCAAACCCCGGACCGACACCGTCTTCTGGGGCGAGCATTTTGAATTCAACAATTTGCCTACCATTCGTAGCCTTCGTTTGCACCTCTACAaggaaactgacaaaaaaagacGCAAG GAGAAAAGCACATATCTTGGCCTTGTCAGCATCCCCATCTCCAGCATCACGGGCCGGCAGTTTGTGGAGCAGTGGTACCCGGTGATACAGTCCAGTGTCTTGTCCAAAAGCGGCGGTGTTGGAAGTGCCAAAGTGATCAACGCCTCACTACGTGTCAAGTCTCGCTACCAGACAATGAACATCCTCCCGATGGAGCTGTACAAGGAGTTTGCCGAGTACATTACCAACAACTACCGAACACTGTGTGCAGTCCTGGAGCCGCTGTTGAGTGTGAAAAGCAAAGAGGAGGTTGCGTTTGCTCTGGTGCACATCCTTCAAAGCACAGGGAAAACAAAG GAGTTCCTGTCTGACATGGCGATGTGTGAGGTGGATCGATTCATGGATCGTGAGCACTTGATCTTTCGTGAGAACACGCTAGCTACAAAAGCTGTGGAAGAGTACCTTAAACTGATAGGTCACAGATACCTCAAGGATGCTATAG GTGACTTCATTCGAGCCTTATATGAGTCTGAGGAGAACTGTGAGGTGGATCCCATGCGTGTCCCACCGTCAGTCCTTGCCGACCATCAAGCCAACCTTCGCATGTGTTGCGAGCTGTTACTCTGCAAGATTATTAACTCTCTTTG CATATTTCCCCGGGAGCTAAAGGAAGTTTTCGCCTCGTGGAGAGCCAGATGTGCTGAGCGTGGAAGAGAGGATCTCGCCGACAGCCTCATCAGCTCCTCCCTGTTTCTTCGCTTCATGTGCCCGGCCATCATGTCCCCCTCCCTGTTCAACCTAATGCAGGAGTACCCCGCCGAACGCACGTCCCGCACACTCACACTCATAGCCAAGGTGATGCAGAACCTGGCCAGCTTCAACAA ATTTGGACCCAAGGAAGAGTACATGTATTTCATGAACGAGTTCCTGGAGATGGAGTGGGGCTCCATGCAGCAGTTTCTCTATGAGATTTCCAACATGGACACTGGAGGAAATGCTGGAGGGTTTGAGGGCTACATTGACTTGGGCAGAGAGTTGTCCATGCTCCACAGCTTACTGTGGGAAGTCATGGGCCAGCTTAGCAAG GATGCCATTCTCAAACTCGGACCCCTACCACGGCTGCTGAATGACATCAGCGTCGCCCTGAGGAACCCGCAGCTCCACATGCCCACAAATCAGCAGCCAGACCGACCAAAGGACAGACTCTTCTCGCGACCATCTTTCAATCGTCTTATGTCCTCTGACTTCCAAAGCCTTATGATGCGTGACTTAAACAG ttcaaTAGATATCTCTCGCCTGCCATCCCCTACGACTGGAGTCTCAGCTGTAGAATCCCTCTCATCTAATCTGAACATGAGGCGTCAGGCAGAACGAGACCTCCGCTCGTCGTCGAGGGAAGTGTTCTACGTGACCCGCCCGCCGCTGGCTCGATCCAGCCCCGCATACTGCACGAGCAGCTCGGACATCACTGAACCTGATCCAAAG GTCCATAGTGTGAATAAAAGTGTGTCCATGATGGACCTTCAGGACTCCCGTATGAACAGCATTTCCAACCTGAACTCTGTGGGAGACATGCTCACCTCCTCTCAAGCCTCCATTGCCGGCCTGGGCCACAGCTTCGGGAACCTGTGTGGTCCTCTTCGTATGGGAGGGCATATGCCAGCGGGCTCATCGGGCTCCGGTTTGAGGCTGAGCCAGATGGGCCACATAGGGGGGCCCACCGAATCCATctctcaacagcagcagcaggcggcAGCAGCCATGCACTTCCCCCTGTCTTTCCAGAACCCGCTATTCCATCTGGCCGCCCAGAACTCCCCAGCTCAGTCTCAGTCTCAGCctcacccccctcccctcctccttgCCCCCGAGCCCGAGAATGGCCACCACGACTATCAGCCAGCCTTTGCCAACAATGCTTTCTCTCGCAGCGAGGACTTGTCCGGCCTGCGGTCACAGAGCAGTCTGGTGCAGCCGAGCATTGTCCACTCACACAGCTACAGTGATGATTTCACCCGGCAGAATCAGAGCAATGACTACGCCTGGCACCAGCTGTCACTGCAGGTGCAG GAGtctctccagcagcagcacatgaTGGGAGTTGCATCTCAGACAACCACTGGGACGGGCACCCCTGCCTCTTTGGCCACACCACCTACTACAGTTCACCATGCCCGCCAGACATCCATCGCCCCGCCCCAACACCTCAAGTCACAGCGGTCCATTAACACTCCAGCCACCGCCACACCTCCGAAGGTTCGGCCGCAGAGCAGGAACCTCCTCCTCGACTCTTCTGACACAAACTTCAGTGGCAGTCAGCCGAAACAGCGCCAAATTCAGCAGCCGCCgcatcagcaacaacagcaacaacatcaacatcagcagcaacaacatcaacaacatcagcaacaacagcaacaacatcagctgcaacagcaacaacatcagcagcaacagcagacgcagcagcagcaacaacaggaCACACAGCTGTCGGTGACAGACAGTCCAGCTCCCGGACTCCCGTACCAGACGAGTTCTGCCAAAGAGAACCAGGGCCCGTCAGCTGCTGCAGAGGGGTCAACAGACACGCCCACAAAAAGTACCAAGAAGTCTCAACAgtcacaactgcagccaccacagcAGCATCTGCTCAAACCAGGCAATAAACAG ggTTCTCAGTCGACATTGAACACCCCGGCCCTCAACGAACGGACGGTCGCCTGGGTGTCCAACATGCCTCATCTCTCTGCTGACATTGAGAGCCTGCGGCCGGACCGTGAGGGCCAGCTGAAAGAGTACTCCAAGAGCATGGATGAGTCACGACTAGAGAGG GTAAAAGAGTACGAAGAAGAGATACATTCCTTGAAGGAACGGCTAAAGATGTCTCATCGCAAGCTTGAAGAATATGAGCAGAGACTTATGTCACAGGAACAGCAGACAAGCAAGATCCTAATGCAGTATCAGAACCGCCTGGAAGACAGTGAGCGCCGTCTAAAGCAGCAGCAAATGGAGAAGGACTCTCAAATCAAAGGCATCATCACCAG TCTATCTGCCAGGGCTATGGTGGCCACCCAGGATCCTGACTGTCAATTCCAAAGTGACCAGAGTTCATGA
- the LOC122864981 gene encoding ras/Rap GTPase-activating protein SynGAP-like isoform X4, with translation METPPNATPQPFRQPSFLNRRLKGSIKRAKSQPKLDRTSSFRQMILPRFRSADQERTRLMQSFKESHSHESLLSPSSAAEALDLVLDEDAIIKPVHSSILGQEYCFEVTTNSGTKCFACRSASERDKWIENLQRAVKPNKDNSRRVDNVLKLWIIEARDLPAKKRYYCELCLDDMLYARTTSKPRTDTVFWGEHFEFNNLPTIRSLRLHLYKETDKKRRKEKSTYLGLVSIPISSITGRQFVEQWYPVIQSSVLSKSGGVGSAKVINASLRVKSRYQTMNILPMELYKEFAEYITNNYRTLCAVLEPLLSVKSKEEVAFALVHILQSTGKTKEFLSDMAMCEVDRFMDREHLIFRENTLATKAVEEYLKLIGHRYLKDAIGDFIRALYESEENCEVDPMRVPPSVLADHQANLRMCCELLLCKIINSLCIFPRELKEVFASWRARCAERGREDLADSLISSSLFLRFMCPAIMSPSLFNLMQEYPAERTSRTLTLIAKVMQNLASFNKFGPKEEYMYFMNEFLEMEWGSMQQFLYEISNMDTGGNAGGFEGYIDLGRELSMLHSLLWEVMGQLSKDAILKLGPLPRLLNDISVALRNPQLHMPTNQQPDRPKDRLFSRPSFNRLMSSDFQSLMMRDLNSSIDISRLPSPTTGVSAVESLSSNLNMRRQAERDLRSSSREVFYVTRPPLARSSPAYCTSSSDITEPDPKVHSVNKSVSMMDLQDSRMNSISNLNSVGDMLTSSQASIAGLGHSFGNLCGPLRMGGHMPAGSSGSGLRLSQMGHIGGPTESISQQQQQAAAAMHFPLSFQNPLFHLAAQNSPAQSQSQPHPPPLLLAPEPENGHHDYQPAFANNAFSRSEDLSGLRSQSSLVQPSIVHSHSYSDDFTRQNQSNDYAWHQLSLQVQESLQQQHMMGVASQTTTGTGTPASLATPPTTVHHARQTSIAPPQHLKSQRSINTPATATPPKVRPQSRNLLLDSSDTNFSGSQPKQRQIQQPPHQQQQQQHQHQQQQHQQHQQQQQQHQLQQQQHQQQQQTQQQQQQDTQLSVTDSPAPGLPYQTSSAKENQGPSAAAEGSTDTPTKSTKKSQQSQLQPPQQHLLKPGNKQGSQSTLNTPALNERTVAWVSNMPHLSADIESLRPDREGQLKEYSKSMDESRLERVKEYEEEIHSLKERLKMSHRKLEEYEQRLMSQEQQTSKILMQYQNRLEDSERRLKQQQMEKDSQIKGIITRLMAVEDELRGGAIPDIKPRILTDQSICQGYGGHPGS, from the exons ATGGAGACCCCTCCCAATGCCACCCCACAGCCCTTCAGACAGCCG AGTTTTCTCAATCGAAGGTTGAAGGGTTCCATCAAGAGGGCCAAAAGTCAGCCCAAACTGGACCGAACCAGCAGCTTCAGACAAATGATTTTGCCCCGGTTTCGTAGTGCTGACCAAGAGAG GACACGATTGATGCAGAGCTTCAAAGAATCCCACTCCCATGAATCCCTACTTTCTCCTAGCAGTGCAGCGGAGGCTTTGGACCTAGTTTTGGATGAAGATGCCATAATTAAACCTGTCCACTCTAGCATTTTAGGACAAGAGTACTGCTTTGAG GTGACCACCAATTCAGggacaaaatgttttgcttgTCGTTCAGCTTCTGAGAGAGACAAGTGGATTGAAAATCTGCAACGAGCTGTCAAACCTAACAAG GACAACAGCAGACGAGTGGACAATGTGCTCAAGTTGTGGATCATTGAAGCTCGAGACCTTCCAGCTAAGAAACGCTACTATTGTGAGCTGTGTCTGGATGACATGCTGTACGCACGCACCACCAGCAAACCCCGGACCGACACCGTCTTCTGGGGCGAGCATTTTGAATTCAACAATTTGCCTACCATTCGTAGCCTTCGTTTGCACCTCTACAaggaaactgacaaaaaaagacGCAAG GAGAAAAGCACATATCTTGGCCTTGTCAGCATCCCCATCTCCAGCATCACGGGCCGGCAGTTTGTGGAGCAGTGGTACCCGGTGATACAGTCCAGTGTCTTGTCCAAAAGCGGCGGTGTTGGAAGTGCCAAAGTGATCAACGCCTCACTACGTGTCAAGTCTCGCTACCAGACAATGAACATCCTCCCGATGGAGCTGTACAAGGAGTTTGCCGAGTACATTACCAACAACTACCGAACACTGTGTGCAGTCCTGGAGCCGCTGTTGAGTGTGAAAAGCAAAGAGGAGGTTGCGTTTGCTCTGGTGCACATCCTTCAAAGCACAGGGAAAACAAAG GAGTTCCTGTCTGACATGGCGATGTGTGAGGTGGATCGATTCATGGATCGTGAGCACTTGATCTTTCGTGAGAACACGCTAGCTACAAAAGCTGTGGAAGAGTACCTTAAACTGATAGGTCACAGATACCTCAAGGATGCTATAG GTGACTTCATTCGAGCCTTATATGAGTCTGAGGAGAACTGTGAGGTGGATCCCATGCGTGTCCCACCGTCAGTCCTTGCCGACCATCAAGCCAACCTTCGCATGTGTTGCGAGCTGTTACTCTGCAAGATTATTAACTCTCTTTG CATATTTCCCCGGGAGCTAAAGGAAGTTTTCGCCTCGTGGAGAGCCAGATGTGCTGAGCGTGGAAGAGAGGATCTCGCCGACAGCCTCATCAGCTCCTCCCTGTTTCTTCGCTTCATGTGCCCGGCCATCATGTCCCCCTCCCTGTTCAACCTAATGCAGGAGTACCCCGCCGAACGCACGTCCCGCACACTCACACTCATAGCCAAGGTGATGCAGAACCTGGCCAGCTTCAACAA ATTTGGACCCAAGGAAGAGTACATGTATTTCATGAACGAGTTCCTGGAGATGGAGTGGGGCTCCATGCAGCAGTTTCTCTATGAGATTTCCAACATGGACACTGGAGGAAATGCTGGAGGGTTTGAGGGCTACATTGACTTGGGCAGAGAGTTGTCCATGCTCCACAGCTTACTGTGGGAAGTCATGGGCCAGCTTAGCAAG GATGCCATTCTCAAACTCGGACCCCTACCACGGCTGCTGAATGACATCAGCGTCGCCCTGAGGAACCCGCAGCTCCACATGCCCACAAATCAGCAGCCAGACCGACCAAAGGACAGACTCTTCTCGCGACCATCTTTCAATCGTCTTATGTCCTCTGACTTCCAAAGCCTTATGATGCGTGACTTAAACAG ttcaaTAGATATCTCTCGCCTGCCATCCCCTACGACTGGAGTCTCAGCTGTAGAATCCCTCTCATCTAATCTGAACATGAGGCGTCAGGCAGAACGAGACCTCCGCTCGTCGTCGAGGGAAGTGTTCTACGTGACCCGCCCGCCGCTGGCTCGATCCAGCCCCGCATACTGCACGAGCAGCTCGGACATCACTGAACCTGATCCAAAG GTCCATAGTGTGAATAAAAGTGTGTCCATGATGGACCTTCAGGACTCCCGTATGAACAGCATTTCCAACCTGAACTCTGTGGGAGACATGCTCACCTCCTCTCAAGCCTCCATTGCCGGCCTGGGCCACAGCTTCGGGAACCTGTGTGGTCCTCTTCGTATGGGAGGGCATATGCCAGCGGGCTCATCGGGCTCCGGTTTGAGGCTGAGCCAGATGGGCCACATAGGGGGGCCCACCGAATCCATctctcaacagcagcagcaggcggcAGCAGCCATGCACTTCCCCCTGTCTTTCCAGAACCCGCTATTCCATCTGGCCGCCCAGAACTCCCCAGCTCAGTCTCAGTCTCAGCctcacccccctcccctcctccttgCCCCCGAGCCCGAGAATGGCCACCACGACTATCAGCCAGCCTTTGCCAACAATGCTTTCTCTCGCAGCGAGGACTTGTCCGGCCTGCGGTCACAGAGCAGTCTGGTGCAGCCGAGCATTGTCCACTCACACAGCTACAGTGATGATTTCACCCGGCAGAATCAGAGCAATGACTACGCCTGGCACCAGCTGTCACTGCAGGTGCAG GAGtctctccagcagcagcacatgaTGGGAGTTGCATCTCAGACAACCACTGGGACGGGCACCCCTGCCTCTTTGGCCACACCACCTACTACAGTTCACCATGCCCGCCAGACATCCATCGCCCCGCCCCAACACCTCAAGTCACAGCGGTCCATTAACACTCCAGCCACCGCCACACCTCCGAAGGTTCGGCCGCAGAGCAGGAACCTCCTCCTCGACTCTTCTGACACAAACTTCAGTGGCAGTCAGCCGAAACAGCGCCAAATTCAGCAGCCGCCgcatcagcaacaacagcaacaacatcaacatcagcagcaacaacatcaacaacatcagcaacaacagcaacaacatcagctgcaacagcaacaacatcagcagcaacagcagacgcagcagcagcaacaacaggaCACACAGCTGTCGGTGACAGACAGTCCAGCTCCCGGACTCCCGTACCAGACGAGTTCTGCCAAAGAGAACCAGGGCCCGTCAGCTGCTGCAGAGGGGTCAACAGACACGCCCACAAAAAGTACCAAGAAGTCTCAACAgtcacaactgcagccaccacagcAGCATCTGCTCAAACCAGGCAATAAACAG ggTTCTCAGTCGACATTGAACACCCCGGCCCTCAACGAACGGACGGTCGCCTGGGTGTCCAACATGCCTCATCTCTCTGCTGACATTGAGAGCCTGCGGCCGGACCGTGAGGGCCAGCTGAAAGAGTACTCCAAGAGCATGGATGAGTCACGACTAGAGAGG GTAAAAGAGTACGAAGAAGAGATACATTCCTTGAAGGAACGGCTAAAGATGTCTCATCGCAAGCTTGAAGAATATGAGCAGAGACTTATGTCACAGGAACAGCAGACAAGCAAGATCCTAATGCAGTATCAGAACCGCCTGGAAGACAGTGAGCGCCGTCTAAAGCAGCAGCAAATGGAGAAGGACTCTCAAATCAAAGGCATCATCACCAG ACTCATGGCTGTGGAAGATGAGCTGAGAGGGGGTGCCATTCCTGATATTAAGCCTCGAATCCTCACAGACCAG TCTATCTGCCAGGGCTATGGTGGCCACCCAGGATCCTGA